The Symphalangus syndactylus isolate Jambi chromosome 3, NHGRI_mSymSyn1-v2.1_pri, whole genome shotgun sequence genome has a segment encoding these proteins:
- the DIRAS2 gene encoding GTP-binding protein Di-Ras2, producing MPEQSNDYRVAVFGAGGVGKSSLVLRFVKGTFRESYIPTVEDTYRQVISCDKSICTLQITDTTGSHQFPAMQRLSISKGHAFILVYSITSRQSLEELKPIYEQICEIKGDVESIPIMLVGNKCDESPSREVQSSEAEALARTWKCAFMETSAKLNHNVKELFQELLNLEKRRTVSLQIDGKKSKQQKRKEKLKGKCVIM from the coding sequence ATGCCCGAGCAGAGTAACGATTACCGGGTGGCCGTGTTTGGGGCTGGCGGTGTTGGGAAGAGCTCCCTGGTGTTGAGGTTTGTGAAAGGCACATTCCGGGAGAGCTACATCCCGACGGTGGAAGACACCTACCGGCAAGTGATCAGCTGCGACAAGAGCATATGCACACTGCAGATCACCGACACGACGGGGAGCCACCAGTTCCCGGCCATGCAGCGGTTGTCCATCTCCAAAGGGCACGCCTTCATCCTGGTGTACTCCATTACCAGCCGGCAGTCCTTGGAGGAGCTCAAACCCATCTATGAACAAATCTGTGAGATCAAAGGGGACGTGGAAAGCATCCCCATCATGCTGGTGGGGAACAAGTGTGACGAGAGCCCCAGCCGCGAGGTGCAGAGCAGCGAGGCGGAGGCCTTGGCCCGCACATGGAAGTGCGCCTTCATGGAGACCTCAGCCAAGCTCAACCATAACGTGAAGGAGCTTTTCCAGGAGCTGCTCAACCTGGAGAAGCGCAGGACCGTGAGTCTCCAGATCGACGGGAAAAAGAGCAAGcagcagaaaaggaaagagaagctcAAAGGCAAGTGCGTGATCATGTGA